The following are from one region of the Nostoc cf. commune SO-36 genome:
- a CDS encoding PIN domain-containing protein has protein sequence MEFRISRRSQQHSTSFTAIALSRKLVLLTRNHRDFSKIPGLLIEEWTV, from the coding sequence GTGGAGTTTAGGATTTCAAGGCGATCGCAACAACACTCTACTTCTTTTACTGCGATCGCACTATCTCGTAAATTAGTTTTATTAACGCGCAATCATCGGGATTTCAGCAAGATACCCGGATTGTTAATTGAGGAGTGGACGGTTTAA
- a CDS encoding type II toxin-antitoxin system RelE/ParE family toxin yields MAFQVEITPIAEAQIEQAYRWYREQNPEFADRWFRGLMNAIATLQEKPQRCTLAVEHEIFPEEVRQLLYGKVKNVYRVLFAIRDTTVYVLYVRHTAQAPLTINDLDELEGGV; encoded by the coding sequence ATGGCATTTCAAGTTGAGATTACCCCAATTGCGGAAGCTCAGATTGAGCAAGCATATCGCTGGTATCGAGAGCAAAATCCTGAATTTGCGGATCGCTGGTTTCGAGGATTGATGAATGCGATTGCTACGCTACAAGAGAAGCCTCAACGCTGTACCTTAGCAGTCGAACATGAGATTTTCCCAGAAGAAGTACGCCAACTCCTTTATGGGAAAGTCAAAAATGTATATCGAGTGCTTTTTGCAATTCGAGATACCACAGTTTATGTGTTGTATGTGCGTCATACTGCTCAAGCACCACTGACAATAAATGACCTAGACGAGCTAGAAGGTGGAGTTTAG
- the nifH gene encoding nitrogenase iron protein — MTEEKIRQIAFYGKGGIGKSTTSQNTLAAMAEMGQRILIVGCDPKADSTRLMLHSKAQTTVLHLAAERGAVEDIELEEVMLTGFRDVRCVESGGPEPGVGCAGRGIITAINFLEENGAYQNLDFVSYDVLGDVVCGGFAMPIREGKAQEIYIVTSGEMMAMYAANNIARGVLKYAHTGGVRLGGLICNSRNTDREIELIETLAKRLNTQMLHFVPRDNIVQHAELRRMTVNEYAPESNQANEYRTLATKIINNKKLDIPTPIEMEELEELLIEFGILESDENTAMLVGKSAAEAPVV, encoded by the coding sequence TATGGCAGAAATGGGTCAACGCATCCTCATCGTCGGTTGCGACCCTAAAGCTGACTCCACCCGTTTGATGCTGCACAGCAAAGCTCAAACAACCGTTCTTCACCTCGCAGCAGAACGTGGTGCAGTAGAAGATATCGAACTCGAAGAAGTAATGTTAACCGGTTTCCGTGACGTTCGTTGCGTAGAATCTGGTGGGCCAGAACCCGGTGTAGGTTGCGCCGGTCGTGGTATTATCACCGCCATCAACTTCTTAGAAGAAAATGGTGCTTACCAAAACCTAGACTTCGTATCTTACGACGTATTAGGTGACGTTGTGTGCGGTGGTTTCGCAATGCCTATCCGTGAAGGCAAGGCACAAGAAATCTACATCGTAACATCAGGTGAAATGATGGCGATGTATGCTGCTAACAACATCGCTCGTGGTGTTCTTAAGTATGCTCACACCGGTGGCGTGCGTTTGGGTGGTTTGATTTGTAATAGCCGTAACACAGACCGAGAAATCGAACTAATCGAAACCTTGGCAAAACGGTTGAACACCCAAATGCTTCACTTCGTACCCCGTGACAACATCGTTCAACACGCAGAATTGCGCCGGATGACTGTTAACGAGTACGCACCAGAAAGTAACCAAGCTAACGAATACCGCACATTGGCTACAAAGATCATCAACAACAAGAAGCTAGATATTCCTACACCCATCGAAATGGAAGAACTAGAAGAATTGTTGATTGAATTCGGTATCCTCGAAAGCGACGAAAACACTGCAATGCTAGTTGGTAAGAGTGCTGCTGAAGCTCCTGTAGTATAA
- the nifD gene encoding nitrogenase molybdenum-iron protein alpha chain has protein sequence MTPPENQNIIEERKELIKEVLEAYPDKAKKKREKHLNVYEEGKSDCGVKSNVKSLPGVMTARGCAYAGSKGVVWGPIKDMIHISHGPIGCGYYSWAGRRNYYIGTTGIDSFGTMDFTSDFQERDIVFGGDKKLTKLIQEIDVLFPLNRGVSIQSECPIGLIGDDIEAVARKTSKEIGKPVVPVRCEGFRGVSQSLGHHIANDMIRDWVFTKSDQAKKDGTLKFEDTPYDVAVIGDYNIGGDAWASRILLEEIGLRVVAQWSGDGTLNEMLMTPNVKMNLIHCYRSMNYISRHMEEAYGIPWLEYNFFGPTKIAESLREIASKFDETIQANAEKVIAKYQPTMDAVVAKYRPRLEGKTVAIMVGGLRPRHVVPAFLDLGMKMIGTGYEFAHNDDYKRTAGYIENGTIVYDDVTAYEFEEFIKALKPDLVASGVKEKYVFQKMGLPFRQMHSWDYSEPSDRSSTSYNARFFRGGRIKSLFLA, from the coding sequence ATGACACCTCCAGAAAATCAAAACATCATCGAAGAAAGAAAAGAACTAATTAAAGAAGTTCTAGAAGCTTACCCCGACAAAGCTAAGAAAAAACGGGAAAAGCACTTAAATGTATACGAAGAAGGTAAGTCTGACTGCGGCGTTAAGTCTAACGTTAAATCCCTTCCTGGGGTAATGACCGCTCGTGGTTGTGCTTACGCCGGTTCTAAAGGTGTGGTTTGGGGTCCTATTAAGGACATGATCCACATCAGCCACGGGCCTATTGGTTGCGGTTATTATTCTTGGGCTGGTCGTCGTAACTACTACATCGGCACCACAGGTATTGACTCCTTTGGTACCATGGACTTCACCTCTGACTTCCAAGAAAGAGATATCGTTTTTGGTGGAGACAAGAAACTTACCAAGCTCATCCAAGAAATTGATGTACTTTTCCCCCTCAACCGTGGTGTTTCCATTCAATCAGAATGCCCCATCGGTCTAATTGGGGATGACATCGAAGCTGTTGCTCGGAAGACATCGAAAGAAATTGGCAAGCCAGTTGTACCTGTGCGTTGCGAAGGCTTCCGGGGTGTTTCCCAATCTTTGGGACACCACATTGCTAACGACATGATTCGTGACTGGGTTTTCACCAAATCCGACCAAGCCAAGAAAGACGGTACACTCAAGTTTGAAGATACCCCTTATGACGTAGCCGTTATCGGTGACTACAACATCGGTGGAGATGCTTGGGCTAGCCGCATCCTGTTAGAAGAAATCGGCTTGCGCGTAGTCGCTCAGTGGTCAGGTGATGGCACCCTCAACGAAATGTTGATGACCCCCAATGTGAAGATGAACCTCATCCACTGTTACCGGTCGATGAACTACATCAGCCGTCACATGGAAGAAGCTTACGGTATACCCTGGTTAGAATACAACTTCTTCGGCCCCACCAAGATTGCTGAATCTTTACGGGAAATCGCTTCCAAGTTTGACGAAACAATCCAAGCAAACGCTGAGAAAGTTATCGCCAAGTATCAGCCAACAATGGATGCGGTAGTTGCTAAGTATCGCCCCCGCTTGGAAGGTAAGACTGTCGCCATCATGGTTGGTGGTCTACGTCCTCGCCACGTTGTCCCAGCTTTCCTAGACTTGGGCATGAAGATGATAGGTACTGGTTATGAGTTCGCTCATAACGATGACTACAAACGTACTGCTGGCTACATCGAAAACGGCACCATCGTTTATGACGACGTTACCGCTTACGAATTCGAGGAATTTATCAAAGCGCTGAAGCCTGATTTGGTAGCTTCTGGTGTGAAAGAGAAGTACGTCTTCCAAAAGATGGGTCTTCCTTTCCGTCAAATGCACTCTTGGGATTACTCCGAACCTAGCGATCGCTCCTCAACATCATATAATGCAAGGTTTTTTCGCGGCGGGAGAATAAAGAGCCTATTTCTAGCCTAA